From Chryseobacterium gallinarum, one genomic window encodes:
- a CDS encoding type VI secretion system Vgr family protein, whose protein sequence is MFQDDKTGNPGKDINTERLKNTAKENKIPKAEGKLNKVGEKSRKAAQIRQQSIRVAQGADLFMNQMIVPNNPSIVENKMWAKQPTSKIHNVESIAESFIAGINRVVKLDIIIEGKIIRHFKHFKLTQSAVKHHEFDLMLAHDTLGNAENHNLEEAQGFLGKRITVIFKYKDLEKGAERNFVGVITEVGFSQEKGSLGNIILKGYSPTVLLDAAPHIQSFGGSQPVSLNSIADQVIREGLGQNKFDFRVDAQHGNVSYSSQYEETHYNYLARMAEAYGEQFYYDGEVLHFGKLPPQEKAIKLTYGSSVSDIAVKMKAQHVNPTFYGYNSSKNEKLTTGNSKITHASDIARRAYEISEKTFTTPSLRVAPIKASSFMDIDASQKGTAGSKASEVFVTAGTTTVPFLYPGCTADIEMRKTGSNQTSYFTKLMIIEVTHEVDARGYYDGKFEAIAADSGFIPRPEFEMPRAEAQFAKVISNTDPLNQGRVQVQFDWQSGQDTSEFVRVMSPDAGSSDKVNKNRGFMSVPEVGDQVIVNFVHQHPDRPFVMGGMFHGSIGGGGGVGNNIMSFSGRSGAELRYDNGAGSMNLKDQGGAHMFFDGAGNVVHNANNNSSKTVGNDKTDKIGNNKKLEVGCDHIADVGNTHKVEVGKGKSVFKMDNAGVIDLTGAQKISIKVGSSSIEITKDTITVKADTVNIEGVSITNVGKAKGNPGMVVDGNVTIKGGQVDIN, encoded by the coding sequence ATGTTTCAAGATGATAAAACAGGAAATCCTGGAAAAGATATAAATACGGAACGGTTGAAAAATACTGCAAAAGAAAATAAAATCCCAAAAGCAGAAGGAAAATTGAATAAGGTGGGGGAAAAAAGCAGGAAAGCAGCTCAAATCAGACAGCAGAGTATACGCGTTGCACAGGGAGCAGATCTGTTTATGAACCAAATGATTGTTCCCAATAATCCTTCCATTGTTGAAAATAAAATGTGGGCCAAACAGCCTACCTCAAAGATACATAATGTAGAATCCATTGCTGAAAGCTTTATTGCAGGGATTAACCGTGTGGTAAAGCTGGATATTATTATTGAAGGAAAAATTATCAGGCATTTCAAGCATTTTAAACTGACTCAAAGTGCTGTAAAGCACCATGAATTTGACCTGATGCTGGCTCATGATACTTTAGGAAATGCGGAAAATCATAACCTTGAAGAAGCACAGGGCTTTTTAGGAAAAAGAATTACAGTAATCTTCAAATACAAGGATCTTGAAAAAGGAGCAGAACGCAATTTTGTAGGAGTCATTACGGAAGTAGGTTTCAGCCAGGAAAAAGGAAGCCTTGGAAATATTATTCTTAAAGGATACAGTCCCACAGTGCTGCTGGATGCGGCGCCTCACATTCAAAGCTTCGGAGGAAGCCAGCCGGTAAGTCTCAACAGCATTGCTGACCAGGTGATCAGGGAAGGACTGGGACAGAATAAATTCGATTTCAGAGTAGATGCCCAGCATGGAAATGTCTCTTATAGCTCCCAATACGAAGAAACACATTATAATTACCTGGCCAGAATGGCGGAAGCCTATGGTGAACAGTTTTATTATGATGGAGAAGTGCTGCATTTCGGAAAGCTCCCGCCACAGGAAAAAGCGATTAAACTTACCTACGGCAGCAGCGTAAGTGATATTGCTGTTAAAATGAAAGCACAACATGTCAATCCGACATTTTATGGATACAACAGCAGCAAAAATGAAAAACTGACAACCGGAAACTCAAAGATCACCCATGCTTCAGATATTGCAAGACGTGCCTACGAAATATCAGAAAAAACCTTTACAACCCCTTCTTTAAGAGTAGCCCCGATAAAAGCTTCATCTTTTATGGACATCGATGCTTCCCAGAAAGGAACGGCCGGAAGTAAAGCTTCAGAAGTTTTCGTTACAGCAGGAACAACAACGGTTCCCTTTTTATATCCCGGATGTACTGCAGATATTGAGATGCGTAAAACAGGAAGCAACCAGACTTCTTATTTTACCAAACTGATGATTATTGAAGTAACCCACGAAGTAGATGCCAGAGGATATTATGATGGCAAATTTGAAGCTATTGCTGCAGATTCAGGTTTTATCCCAAGGCCTGAATTTGAAATGCCAAGAGCTGAAGCTCAATTTGCAAAAGTAATCTCGAATACAGATCCTTTAAACCAAGGGCGTGTTCAGGTACAATTCGATTGGCAAAGCGGACAGGATACATCAGAATTTGTCCGCGTGATGTCACCGGATGCGGGAAGCAGTGATAAAGTCAATAAAAACAGGGGCTTTATGTCTGTTCCTGAAGTAGGGGATCAGGTTATTGTCAACTTTGTACATCAGCATCCGGACCGCCCGTTTGTGATGGGAGGAATGTTCCATGGAAGTATCGGAGGCGGAGGCGGCGTAGGAAATAATATAATGAGCTTTAGCGGGAGAAGTGGTGCCGAACTGAGATACGACAATGGAGCCGGATCTATGAATCTTAAAGATCAGGGTGGAGCCCATATGTTCTTTGACGGTGCCGGAAATGTAGTACACAATGCCAATAATAACAGCAGCAAAACCGTAGGTAATGATAAAACGGATAAAATTGGAAACAACAAGAAGCTCGAAGTAGGATGTGATCATATCGCAGATGTAGGTAATACGCATAAAGTTGAGGTAGGAAAAGGGAAAAGTGTATTTAAAATGGACAATGCCGGAGTTATTGATCTGACCGGAGCACAAAAAATAAGCATAAAAGTAGGCAGCAGCAGCATTGAAATTACAAAAGATACAATAACAGTAAAAGCAGACACCGTAAATATTGAAGGCGTTAGTATTACCAATGTTGGAAAAGCAAAAGGAAATCCGGGAATGGTTGTAGATGGCAATGTTACCATTAAAGGAGGCCAGGTAGACATCAATTAA
- a CDS encoding lytic transglycosylase domain-containing protein, whose product MKTIIRNIFTGVMLLGTVVWVNGQFLSASDTSESSVKRYKGIINANKDLVEFIEQLLLQKGLPKHLRNLALIESHFNKNITSGAGAVGIWQLMTAHANQYGLTEQNRTDIYKSTKTATISLANLYKKYNNWVTVVAAYNCGEGNIAKAMQTAGSTQYHEFSQYLPAETINHVKKYLNACYATGELQSVLNNYNSSRINKIFFEGNRKTTAAALAETEINAGFNLNVVADELKVSVDEILAWNPGIVDELQKKGESTLYLPTDLMPDFLLRKNKILTRSIKMGGSSQQ is encoded by the coding sequence ATGAAAACGATTATCAGGAATATTTTTACAGGGGTAATGCTTTTAGGAACTGTAGTCTGGGTAAACGGGCAGTTTCTTTCTGCTTCAGATACTTCGGAAAGCAGTGTGAAAAGATATAAAGGAATTATTAACGCCAATAAAGATCTGGTAGAATTTATTGAACAGCTGCTTCTTCAGAAAGGGCTTCCAAAACATTTAAGAAATCTTGCTTTGATTGAATCTCATTTTAACAAAAATATAACCTCGGGAGCCGGTGCTGTTGGGATCTGGCAGTTGATGACGGCACATGCCAATCAATATGGGCTCACGGAGCAAAATCGTACAGATATTTATAAAAGTACGAAGACAGCTACCATTTCCCTGGCTAATCTTTACAAAAAGTATAACAATTGGGTAACGGTGGTGGCAGCTTATAACTGCGGGGAAGGTAATATAGCCAAAGCAATGCAGACTGCAGGATCCACTCAATATCATGAGTTTTCACAGTATCTTCCTGCGGAAACTATCAATCATGTAAAAAAATACCTGAATGCATGCTATGCAACAGGTGAGCTACAAAGTGTTTTAAATAATTATAACTCTTCAAGAATTAATAAAATCTTTTTCGAAGGAAACAGAAAAACGACAGCAGCAGCACTTGCAGAAACAGAAATCAATGCGGGATTTAATTTAAATGTTGTTGCTGATGAATTAAAAGTAAGTGTTGACGAAATTCTTGCCTGGAATCCGGGGATCGTAGATGAGCTGCAGAAAAAAGGAGAAAGTACACTATACCTGCCTACAGACCTGATGCCTGATTTTCTTTTGAGAAAAAATAAAATTCTTACAAGATCAATTAAAATGGGAGGGAGTTCTCAACAATAA
- the tssD gene encoding type VI secretion system tube protein TssD: MAERNSRGILKFNNGEGQKLLKMNYSVSRSTDVSGRVASDPSNALIKVTVEATEKSDILESLLNGKYKPTVGEITFNKSHEEGTLITLKWENGYVIQHEVDFDAIDSNSMLISFVVSAETIDYGTSQYAGLWPSAGK; encoded by the coding sequence ATGGCAGAAAGAAATTCAAGAGGAATCTTAAAATTCAACAACGGGGAAGGACAGAAATTATTAAAAATGAACTACAGCGTATCGAGATCTACAGATGTATCCGGACGTGTAGCATCAGACCCTTCCAATGCATTGATCAAGGTAACGGTAGAAGCTACTGAAAAATCTGATATCCTTGAAAGCTTACTAAACGGAAAATATAAGCCTACAGTAGGAGAAATCACTTTCAACAAATCTCACGAAGAAGGAACACTGATCACTCTGAAATGGGAAAACGGATATGTAATCCAGCACGAAGTAGACTTTGACGCTATTGACAGCAACAGTATGCTGATCAGCTTCGTGGTAAGTGCTGAAACAATTGACTACGGTACTTCTCAGTACGCTGGACTGTGGCCTTCAGCAGGTAAATAA
- a CDS encoding ATP-dependent Clp protease ATP-binding subunit — MGVLVTNETVKQLFHIAQSIAKENYNATYGGPHILQALMHKDIGLNEFLKSIDKDPGYFYEWADVRIEEYPKTAHLPEEAVQDEAIDTLIEEADDIRLKLGLDEITPICILTAIVKPQVVFSLQQLKSLPLREHEIFNLYRKDMPLTVSENGDFASLFSNGSDFTDSSFPSLKNYCVDRTAQARKGELENIIGRDKELRMLVEILCRRSKPNVIIIGEPGVGKTALVEGFAIEITKGNVPDMLKNGTLLELDTGALLAGTSYKGEIEDRLKKVINECKKIEKAILFIDEIHTLLDPKGSIGNVANLLKPELARGEITVIGATTQEEYRKIIEPEQAFNRRFEVLTVNEPDEKTCVKMIDVLLEGYKKHHGIEVEKTALPECVRLAKRYAKGKKLPDAAIDLLDRTMAAIKMLDELSEKELESWKESYDTILKEEYTDSKDKADELIWTYNLLRDKISPILWGSLSEQPAIDNSMPVEQIQKIIEDTYAELLQHAARKREKVDRLELAAVMAAKTNIPIGKIQAQEKEKLLNMESLLMNRVVGQDHALKILSDAIVENRSGLNKPGQPIGSFFLLGPTGTGKTELAKSMAELLFNDEKAMVRFDMSEFKEEHSAALLYGAPPGYVGYEEGGMLVNKIRQQPYTVVLFDEIEKAHHSVFDVFLQIMDEGKVHDKLGKEGDFSNALILFTSNIGSEEIVKQFEEGKVPESSSLMQIMSNSGRFRPEFLARITEIIPFAPITESIAERIFNIQLKSLHTSLTRLGMALKISDEAVKNLALGGFSSKYGARQISGVIRAQLARPISKMIVREEVKSGQTIHVDWNKEEEKLNWKVE, encoded by the coding sequence ATGGGAGTACTAGTAACCAACGAAACAGTCAAGCAGCTATTTCATATTGCTCAGTCGATAGCAAAAGAAAATTATAACGCTACCTATGGAGGACCACATATTTTACAGGCTTTAATGCACAAAGATATAGGGCTTAACGAGTTTTTGAAAAGCATAGATAAAGATCCCGGCTATTTTTATGAATGGGCAGATGTCCGTATTGAAGAATATCCAAAAACGGCTCATCTTCCGGAAGAAGCAGTACAGGATGAAGCCATAGATACTCTTATAGAAGAAGCCGATGATATTAGGCTGAAACTAGGACTGGATGAGATTACTCCTATCTGTATTTTAACAGCTATCGTGAAACCTCAGGTTGTATTTTCTCTTCAGCAGCTGAAATCTCTTCCTTTAAGAGAGCACGAAATATTCAATCTCTACAGAAAAGATATGCCACTTACGGTATCAGAAAATGGTGATTTTGCATCCTTGTTTTCTAACGGATCAGATTTTACGGATTCTTCTTTTCCATCCCTTAAAAACTATTGTGTGGACCGTACTGCCCAAGCCAGAAAAGGAGAGCTTGAAAATATTATAGGACGTGATAAAGAGCTGAGAATGCTGGTGGAAATCCTTTGCCGCAGAAGCAAACCGAACGTCATTATTATCGGAGAGCCGGGAGTAGGAAAAACTGCCCTGGTAGAAGGCTTCGCTATTGAAATTACAAAGGGAAATGTTCCGGACATGCTTAAAAATGGCACTTTATTAGAATTGGATACCGGTGCCTTACTGGCAGGAACGTCTTACAAAGGAGAAATTGAAGACCGCCTGAAAAAAGTAATCAATGAATGTAAAAAAATTGAAAAAGCCATACTTTTTATTGATGAAATTCACACCTTGTTAGATCCTAAAGGAAGCATTGGAAATGTAGCCAATCTCCTTAAGCCCGAGCTGGCCAGAGGTGAAATTACCGTTATAGGAGCCACTACCCAGGAAGAATACAGGAAAATTATAGAGCCGGAACAGGCATTTAACCGCAGATTTGAAGTCTTAACAGTCAATGAACCGGATGAAAAAACCTGTGTGAAAATGATCGATGTACTTCTTGAAGGATATAAGAAGCATCACGGTATTGAAGTGGAAAAAACAGCACTTCCGGAATGCGTACGCCTGGCCAAAAGATATGCGAAAGGAAAAAAATTACCGGATGCTGCCATTGACCTCCTGGACCGTACGATGGCTGCCATTAAAATGCTGGATGAGCTTTCGGAAAAAGAACTTGAAAGCTGGAAAGAAAGTTATGATACCATTTTAAAAGAAGAATATACAGACAGTAAGGACAAAGCAGATGAACTGATCTGGACTTATAACCTGTTGCGCGATAAAATAAGCCCTATACTATGGGGCTCACTGAGTGAACAGCCTGCCATAGATAATTCTATGCCTGTCGAGCAGATTCAAAAAATTATTGAAGACACCTACGCTGAGCTTTTACAGCATGCAGCCAGGAAAAGAGAGAAAGTAGACAGGCTGGAACTAGCTGCTGTAATGGCTGCCAAAACCAATATCCCAATTGGAAAAATCCAGGCCCAGGAAAAAGAAAAACTCCTGAATATGGAATCTCTTCTGATGAACAGGGTAGTAGGGCAGGATCATGCTTTAAAAATTCTTTCCGATGCTATTGTTGAAAACCGTAGCGGATTGAATAAACCAGGACAGCCAATAGGGTCTTTCTTCCTTCTTGGGCCTACCGGTACCGGAAAAACAGAATTGGCAAAATCTATGGCCGAATTACTGTTTAATGACGAAAAAGCAATGGTGCGTTTCGATATGTCGGAATTTAAAGAAGAGCATTCTGCAGCATTATTGTATGGAGCGCCTCCGGGATACGTCGGGTATGAAGAAGGAGGTATGCTTGTAAATAAAATAAGGCAACAGCCTTATACTGTTGTACTGTTTGATGAGATAGAAAAAGCACATCATTCGGTATTTGATGTATTCCTTCAGATCATGGATGAAGGTAAGGTTCATGATAAATTAGGAAAAGAAGGGGATTTCAGTAACGCCCTGATCCTGTTTACTTCCAATATAGGAAGTGAAGAGATCGTGAAACAGTTTGAAGAAGGAAAAGTTCCTGAATCATCATCTCTGATGCAGATCATGTCCAATTCCGGAAGGTTCAGACCTGAATTTTTAGCAAGGATTACAGAGATTATTCCTTTTGCTCCGATTACAGAATCTATTGCCGAAAGAATTTTCAACATCCAGCTGAAATCACTTCATACCTCACTCACCAGGTTAGGAATGGCATTAAAGATCAGTGACGAGGCAGTGAAAAACCTGGCATTAGGAGGATTCAGCAGCAAATATGGGGCAAGACAGATTTCGGGAGTGATCCGCGCCCAATTAGCAAGACCAATCTCTAAAATGATTGTGAGAGAAGAAGTGAAATCCGGACAGACCATTCATGTAGACTGGAATAAGGAAGAAGAAAAACTGAACTGGAAAGTAGAATAA